Proteins encoded within one genomic window of Gasterosteus aculeatus chromosome 18, fGasAcu3.hap1.1, whole genome shotgun sequence:
- the dtl gene encoding denticleless protein homolog isoform X2, producing MLFRSIVDRGAGRRRLNALPVDPWPRYPLSSLLGGFECVRHDEHISYGSLGDSVPPFGLAFSSGNMQNVLAAANEEGIVRIYNTESREKPLVKEWLAHENAVFDIAWVPGEPHLVTAAGDQMAKLWDVNSGELLGTFKGHLCSLKSVAFTPWEKAVFCTGARDGNIIVWDTRCSKKDGFYRPVKQISGAHNKAVTSTPAKTKKRRSSTRGMAPSVGTQQSVTVVLFRDQNTLISSGAVDGVIKMWDLRKNYTAHRQEPVPLQAYPYPGSCMRMRLGYSGLVLDSTRSNVISNCTDDNIYMFNVSGMKTTPVAVFSGHENSSFYVKSSISPDDQFLASGSSDNNAYVWKISDPKHPPVMLQGHSEEVTSVAWCPTDFTKIASCSDDHTVRIWRLHREMDGAQSSVGEANLVGWARGPKSPSRPSIRAETTPAKIQRTESLGGLASPQLAACAPSGAALPLPSSTTSPVPSQEATAAAVRLRSPSSIQQWLSSPSRGSPGQVSPLGRRVLSPFPQSPASGPSPTERRAKRRLETGDGASAGCEGAEQCGCVTELHPAAKRSRGLSGVCCPAQGSRPQTDCHAEDNVEASSRQTGKENCSPREQDWLSAMGQKMRKGQGSPGAPRSPSSSKKQEGRAPASPTIRSPQNMKKISVYFTRTPE from the exons ATGCTTTTCCGCTCGATCGTAGACAGAGGAGCTGGCAGACGAAGGTTGAACG CCCTCCCTGTGGACCCCTGGCCCAGGTACCCTCTGAGCTCCCTACTGGGAGGCTTCGAGTGTGTCCGACACGATGAACACATCTCCTATGGAAGCCTGGGTGACTCCGTGCCGCCGTTTGGATTGGCTTTCTCCTCTG GGAACATGCAGAACGTCCTCGCGGCAGCTAATGAAGAAGGCATTGTTAGGATCTACAACACGGAGAGCCGGGAAAAGCCACTTGTTAAAG AATGGCTGGCTCACGAGAACGCTGTCTTTGACATCGCCTGGGTGCCAGGGGAACCTCACTTG GTGACTGCGGCTGGCGATCAGATGGCCAAGCTGTGGGATGTGAACTCAGGGGAGCTGTTGGGCACCTTCAAGGGTCACCTCTGTAGCCTCAAGTCTGTTGCATTCACACCCTGGGAGAAAG CTGTGTTCTGTACTGGGGCCAGAGATGGAAATATTATAGTCTGGGACACCAGGTGCAGCAAAAAAG atggTTTCTACAGACCAGTGAAACAGATCAGCGGTGCTCATAACAAAGCGGTGACCAGCACTCCCGCCAAAACCAAGAAGAGGCGGAGCAGCACGCGTGGCATGGCTCCCAGTGTG GGCACCCAGCAGAGTGTCACAGTGGTTCTGTTTCGGGATCAGAACACCCTCATCTCTTCTGGGGCTGTTGATGG GGTGATCAAGATGTGGGATCTGAGGAAGAACTACACCGCACACCGACAGGAACCTGTTCCACTGCAGGCGTACCCGTACCCGGGTTCTTGCATGCGCATGCGTCTGG GTTACTCTGGACTTGTCCTGGACTCCACGAGATCCAACGTCATAAGTAACTGCACTGATGATAATATCTACATGTTCAATGTCAGCGGGATGAAAACAACTCCAG TGGCTGTCTTCAGCGGCCACGAGAACTCCTCATTTTATGTAAAGTCCAGTATTAGCCCAGACGACCAGTTCTTGGCCAGTGGTTCAAGTGACAATAACGCATACGTCTGGAAG aTCTCTGATCCGAAGCACCCTCCCGTGATGCTCCAAGGCCACAGCGAGGAAGTGACATCTGTTGCATGGTGCCCGACTGATTTTACCAAG ATCGCTTCCTGTTCTGATGACCACACTGTACGGATCTGGAGGCTTCACCGGGAAATGGATGGAGCGCAATCTTCAGTGGGAGAGGCCAACCTTGTGGGTTGGGCACGTGGTCCTAAGTCTCCCTCAA ggcctTCAATCAGAGCTGAAACAACTCCTGCCAAGATCCAGAGGACAGAGAGTCTTGGAGGCTTGGCGTCGCCCCAGCTTGCCGCCTGCGCTCCCAGTGGAGCTGCGTTACCTCTGCCCTCCAGCACCACCTCACCCGTCCCTTCACAGGAGGCTACGGCCGCTGCCGTTCGCCTGAGATCGCCATCTTCTATCCAGCAGTGGTTGTCCTCCCCTAGCCGCGGCTCCCCCGGTCAGGTCAGTCCTCTGGGCCGTAGGGTGCTGAGCCCGTTTCCCCAGAGCCCGGCGAGCGGCCCCTCTCCCACAGAACGACGGGCCAAACGCAGGCTGGAGACCGGCGACGGTGCATCTGCAGGCTGCGAGGGGGCAGAACAGTGCGGCTGTGTTACTGAACTCCACCCTGCGGCCAAGAGAAGCCGGGGCCTGTCGGGGGTCTGCTGCCCTGCTCAAGGGAGCCGCCCACAAACGGACTGTCACGCCGAGGACAACGTGGAAGCCTCGTCGAGACAGACGGGCAAGGAGAACTGCTCCCCCAGAGAACAGGACTGGTTGTCGGCGATGGGCCAAAAGATGAGGAAAGGTCAAGGAAGCCCTGGTGCTCCCAGAAGCCCCAGCTCCTCCAAGAAACAAGAAGGCAGGGCGCCAGCTTCCCCG acgATCCGCTCACCACAAAACATGAAGAAAATCTCTGTGTATTTCACAAGGACACCGGAGTGA
- the dtl gene encoding denticleless protein homolog isoform X1: protein MLFRSIVDRGAGRRRLNALPVDPWPRYPLSSLLGGFECVRHDEHISYGSLGDSVPPFGLAFSSAGNMQNVLAAANEEGIVRIYNTESREKPLVKEWLAHENAVFDIAWVPGEPHLVTAAGDQMAKLWDVNSGELLGTFKGHLCSLKSVAFTPWEKAVFCTGARDGNIIVWDTRCSKKDGFYRPVKQISGAHNKAVTSTPAKTKKRRSSTRGMAPSVGTQQSVTVVLFRDQNTLISSGAVDGVIKMWDLRKNYTAHRQEPVPLQAYPYPGSCMRMRLGYSGLVLDSTRSNVISNCTDDNIYMFNVSGMKTTPVAVFSGHENSSFYVKSSISPDDQFLASGSSDNNAYVWKISDPKHPPVMLQGHSEEVTSVAWCPTDFTKIASCSDDHTVRIWRLHREMDGAQSSVGEANLVGWARGPKSPSRPSIRAETTPAKIQRTESLGGLASPQLAACAPSGAALPLPSSTTSPVPSQEATAAAVRLRSPSSIQQWLSSPSRGSPGQVSPLGRRVLSPFPQSPASGPSPTERRAKRRLETGDGASAGCEGAEQCGCVTELHPAAKRSRGLSGVCCPAQGSRPQTDCHAEDNVEASSRQTGKENCSPREQDWLSAMGQKMRKGQGSPGAPRSPSSSKKQEGRAPASPTIRSPQNMKKISVYFTRTPE, encoded by the exons ATGCTTTTCCGCTCGATCGTAGACAGAGGAGCTGGCAGACGAAGGTTGAACG CCCTCCCTGTGGACCCCTGGCCCAGGTACCCTCTGAGCTCCCTACTGGGAGGCTTCGAGTGTGTCCGACACGATGAACACATCTCCTATGGAAGCCTGGGTGACTCCGTGCCGCCGTTTGGATTGGCTTTCTCCTCTG CAGGGAACATGCAGAACGTCCTCGCGGCAGCTAATGAAGAAGGCATTGTTAGGATCTACAACACGGAGAGCCGGGAAAAGCCACTTGTTAAAG AATGGCTGGCTCACGAGAACGCTGTCTTTGACATCGCCTGGGTGCCAGGGGAACCTCACTTG GTGACTGCGGCTGGCGATCAGATGGCCAAGCTGTGGGATGTGAACTCAGGGGAGCTGTTGGGCACCTTCAAGGGTCACCTCTGTAGCCTCAAGTCTGTTGCATTCACACCCTGGGAGAAAG CTGTGTTCTGTACTGGGGCCAGAGATGGAAATATTATAGTCTGGGACACCAGGTGCAGCAAAAAAG atggTTTCTACAGACCAGTGAAACAGATCAGCGGTGCTCATAACAAAGCGGTGACCAGCACTCCCGCCAAAACCAAGAAGAGGCGGAGCAGCACGCGTGGCATGGCTCCCAGTGTG GGCACCCAGCAGAGTGTCACAGTGGTTCTGTTTCGGGATCAGAACACCCTCATCTCTTCTGGGGCTGTTGATGG GGTGATCAAGATGTGGGATCTGAGGAAGAACTACACCGCACACCGACAGGAACCTGTTCCACTGCAGGCGTACCCGTACCCGGGTTCTTGCATGCGCATGCGTCTGG GTTACTCTGGACTTGTCCTGGACTCCACGAGATCCAACGTCATAAGTAACTGCACTGATGATAATATCTACATGTTCAATGTCAGCGGGATGAAAACAACTCCAG TGGCTGTCTTCAGCGGCCACGAGAACTCCTCATTTTATGTAAAGTCCAGTATTAGCCCAGACGACCAGTTCTTGGCCAGTGGTTCAAGTGACAATAACGCATACGTCTGGAAG aTCTCTGATCCGAAGCACCCTCCCGTGATGCTCCAAGGCCACAGCGAGGAAGTGACATCTGTTGCATGGTGCCCGACTGATTTTACCAAG ATCGCTTCCTGTTCTGATGACCACACTGTACGGATCTGGAGGCTTCACCGGGAAATGGATGGAGCGCAATCTTCAGTGGGAGAGGCCAACCTTGTGGGTTGGGCACGTGGTCCTAAGTCTCCCTCAA ggcctTCAATCAGAGCTGAAACAACTCCTGCCAAGATCCAGAGGACAGAGAGTCTTGGAGGCTTGGCGTCGCCCCAGCTTGCCGCCTGCGCTCCCAGTGGAGCTGCGTTACCTCTGCCCTCCAGCACCACCTCACCCGTCCCTTCACAGGAGGCTACGGCCGCTGCCGTTCGCCTGAGATCGCCATCTTCTATCCAGCAGTGGTTGTCCTCCCCTAGCCGCGGCTCCCCCGGTCAGGTCAGTCCTCTGGGCCGTAGGGTGCTGAGCCCGTTTCCCCAGAGCCCGGCGAGCGGCCCCTCTCCCACAGAACGACGGGCCAAACGCAGGCTGGAGACCGGCGACGGTGCATCTGCAGGCTGCGAGGGGGCAGAACAGTGCGGCTGTGTTACTGAACTCCACCCTGCGGCCAAGAGAAGCCGGGGCCTGTCGGGGGTCTGCTGCCCTGCTCAAGGGAGCCGCCCACAAACGGACTGTCACGCCGAGGACAACGTGGAAGCCTCGTCGAGACAGACGGGCAAGGAGAACTGCTCCCCCAGAGAACAGGACTGGTTGTCGGCGATGGGCCAAAAGATGAGGAAAGGTCAAGGAAGCCCTGGTGCTCCCAGAAGCCCCAGCTCCTCCAAGAAACAAGAAGGCAGGGCGCCAGCTTCCCCG acgATCCGCTCACCACAAAACATGAAGAAAATCTCTGTGTATTTCACAAGGACACCGGAGTGA